From Anopheles arabiensis isolate DONGOLA chromosome 3, AaraD3, whole genome shotgun sequence, a single genomic window includes:
- the LOC120903953 gene encoding SET and MYND domain-containing protein 4-like translates to MANNYLLKEGVHMPTVTGLFQEMWESTIKGKLEEADKKKSNNNYSVVQLLLHEIGNYLQSYPYRERLFLHPDLKDEARAAVLRTKGNELFHKRERKYIAATVYYNESIAHSPKGSEERAIGYGNRAAVCLQLGRYEDCLANVRLARESNYPAALMGKLRMREVAAQSMQASAEAARRFADDPLEPEDQHAQELKLSYPAHPTVPQRVADLQLCNNQQYGRHVVATRQLRVGDVVMVEKPYATVLSDHMKRVRCAFCHAEEPFLLIPCEECTIAMYCSQKCLRAAWQQYHRYECPILNDMRTIGTEYLALAVRTIAIALASFDHDLEALREHLSHLDVSKVNAFEMDWRAASPKIVYETVYSLATNQRKRARKDFALNVLVAMIMHDLLLKRTPVAQVCGADPILRKVLLNLLLHHLQSTLVNHQFLHYMDYLAEQDVYEPDEYAIACFPLLSMLNHSCAPNVKRITMRDGRCALVVTRQIADGGQLFDHYDVHHWMIPRKERQKILKQLYRFTCECEACVKDYGSLLTFVNKYSSPVEFMLTGSIYARLMVHSEEEAFKWLPLLRDYMNSAGRNYPTSPSVVSMNQLIRCYQILHTYTSWIPMYRCGL, encoded by the exons ATGGCCAATAACTACTTACTTAAGGAAGGTGTGCATATGCCCACCGTCACTGGCCTGTTCCAGGAAATGTGGGAAAGTACGATCAAGGGCAAGCTGGAAGAGGCGgataaaaaaaagtccaacaaTAATTACAGTGTGGTACAGCTGCTGCTTCACGAAATCGGCAACTACCTGCAGTCCTACCCGTACCGCGAGCGGCTTTTTCTGCACCCCGACCTGAAGGACGAAGCCCGTGCGGCGGTCCTGCGTACCAAGGGGAACGAGCTGTTCCACAAGCGGGAGCGAAAGTACATCGCTGCCACCGTCTACTACAACGAAAGCATTGCGCACTCGCCGAAGGGCTCGGAAGAGCGAGCGATCGGGTACGGCAACCGGGCGGCCGTCTGCCTGCAGCTGGGCCGGTATGAAGATTGTCTGGCCAACGTACGGCTTGCGCGCGAATCAAACTACCCGGCTGCGCTGATGGGCAAGCTGAGGATGCGTGAAGTCGCGGCCCAGAGTATGCAAGCGAGTGCCGAAGCAGCGCGCCGGTTTGCAGACGACCCATTGGAACCGGAGGACCAACACGCGCAGGAGTTGAAGCTGAGCTACCCAGCTCACCCGACGGTGCCGCAGCGGGTGGCGGATCTGCAGCTGTGCAACAACCAGCAGTACGGTCGGCATGTGGTGGCTACCCGCCAGCTTCGGGTAGGCGATGTGGTAATGGTCGAAAAACCGTACGCAACGGTGCTGAGCGACCACATGAAGCGCGTCCGGTGCGCCTTTTGCCACGCCGAGGAACCGTTTCTGCTCATCCCGTGCGAAGAGTGCACGATCGCCATGTACTGCAGCCAGAAGTGTTTGCGCGCGGCCTGGCAACAGTATCACCGGTACGAATGTCCCATCCTGAACGACATGCGCACCATCGGCACGGAGTATCTCGCGCTGGCGGTGCGCACCATTGCGATAGCGCTGGCCAGCTTCGACCACGATCTTGAGGCGCTGCGGGAACATTTGAGCCACCTGGACGTGTCCAAAGTGAACGCGTTCGAGATGGACTGGCGCGCAGCGTCACCGAAGATCGTCTACGAAACGGTCTACAGCCTGGCCACCAACCAGCGGAAGCGTGCCCGGAAAGATTTCGCCCTGAACGTGCTGGTGGCAATGATCATGCACGATCTGCTGCTCAAGCGCACCCCCGTGGCGCAGGTGTGCGGTGCGGATCCGATCCTGCGCAAGGTGCTGCTCAACCTGTTGCTACACCATCTGCAAAGCACGCTCGTGAATCATCAGTTCCTGCACTACATGGACTACCTGGCGGAGCAGGACGTTTACGAGCCGGATGAGTATGCCATCGCCTGCTTTCCGCTGCTGAGCATGCTGAACCATTCCTGCGCACCGAACGTGAAGCGCATCACGATGCGCGACGGACGGTGCGCCCTGGTCGTGACGCGACAGATCGCCGACGGTGGGCAGCTTTTTGACCATTACGA CGTGCATCACTGGATGATACCGCGCAAGGAGCGGCAGAAAATCTTGAAGCAGCTGTACAGATTCACCTGCGAGTGCGAAGCCTGCGTAAAGGACTATGGTTCGTTGCTAACCTTCGTTAATAAGTACTCCAGCCCGGTAGAGTTCATGCTAACGGGCAGCATATACGCTAGATTGATGGTGCACAGTGAGGAAGAGGCATTCAAATGGTTGCCACTGCTGCGGGACTACATGAATTCGGCGGGACGCAACTATCCGACCAGTCCTAGCGTCGTCTCGATGAACCAGTTGATACGCTGCTATCAGATACTTCACACCTACACATCGTGGATACCGATGTACCGGTGTGGGCTTTAA
- the LOC120904512 gene encoding SET and MYND domain-containing protein 4-like produces the protein MDLKLAGKCNLLAPFEKLWQSQIKYLAEHALSCCLASCTTSTDAQRVRERFVDRIIILVRSGGIRDQLNLALDVKGHVAALAYRAQGTALYHPRVCNYIEALKYFNASIAHTELNSVDRGIAYANRSIVCMELHQYEDCVANVRLARASNYPVRFLPKLAAREARAQHALQHVRAINARKQKNGHRSAERNWQQQEKKQPAAANGAEELSTKLGPHLHGLAVVEYEHLYARCNYCHSRRLFTFIPCEGCTVAMFCSVACLTEAYRKYHRYECGLVRDLWRIGGAGAVTAFRRVAAELASFPDVPSSVEYLELFVAMKGYCAVADGLEGATVQENDHRQLSYRIFLTDIIHQLMVERTVLGFCCIEDPRISRLLFELILYYLTSCAD, from the exons ATGGATCTTAAGCTGGCCGGAAAATGCAATCTGCTCGCGCCGTTCGAAAAACTGTGGCAAAGCCAAATAAAGTACCTCGCCGAGCATGCGTTGAGCTGCTGTTTGGCCAGCTGCACCACCAGCACGGACGCGCAGCGCGTGCGGGAGCGTTTTGTCGACCGAATCATTATCCTGGTGCGCAGCGGTGGCATCCGCGACCAGCTGAATCTGGCGCTCGACGTGAAGGGGCACGTGGCGGCCCTGGCGTATCGCGCGCAAGGTACCGCCCTGTACCATCCGCGGGTGTGCAATTACATCGAGGCGCTGAAGTACTTCAACGCAAGCATTGCCCACACGGAGCTGAACTCGGTCGACCGGGGCATAGCGTACGCGAACCGGTCGATCGTGTGCATGGAGCTGCACCAGTACGAGGACTGCGTGGCGAACGTGCGCCTGGCCCGCGCGTCCAACTATCCGGTCCGCTTTCTGCCCAAGCTGGCAGCGCGTGAAGCACGCGCCCAGCATGCGCTGCAGCACGTCCGGGCGATCAACGCGCGGAAGCAAAAGAACGGCCACAGGTCCGCCGAGCGCAactggcagcagcaggaaaagaaacagccggcagcagcaaacggcgCGGAGGAACTGTCGACGAAGCTGGGCCCGCATCTGCACGGGCTGGCCGTGGTCGAGTACGAGCATCTGTACGCGCGGTGCAACTATTGCCACAGCCGGCGGCTGTTCACCTTCATCCCGTGCGAAGGCTGCACGGTGGCCATGTTCTGCTCGGTGGCGTGTTTGACCGAGGCGTACCGGAAGTACCACCGGTACGAGTGCGGCTTGGTGCGCGATCTGTGGAGGATCGGTGGCGCCGGAGCGGTTACAGCATTCCGGCGGGTCGCGGCCGAACTCGCATCCTTCCCCGATGTACCGTCGTCCGTCGAGTATCTGGAGCTGTTCGTCGCTATGAAGGGATACTGTGCGGTGGCGGATGGATTGGAAGGAGCAACGGTGCAGGAGAACGACCATCGCCAGCTGTCGTACCGGATTTTCCTCACCGACATCATCCATCAGCTGATGGTGGAGCGTACGGTGCTGGGATTTTGCTGCATCGAGGACCCTCGAATTAGCCGACTGTTGTTTGAATTGATCCTTTACTATCTGACCAGCTGTGCAG ATTAA